One genomic region from Epinephelus moara isolate mb chromosome 8, YSFRI_EMoa_1.0, whole genome shotgun sequence encodes:
- the smarcb1a gene encoding SWI/SNF-related matrix-associated actin-dependent regulator of chromatin subfamily B member 1-A: MALSKTFGQKPVKFQLEEDGDFYMIGSEVGNYLRMFRGSLYKRYPSLWRKLASVEERKKIVESSHDHGYTQLATSVTLLKASEVEEILEGNDEKYKAVSISTEPPAYLREQKAKRNSQWVPTLPNSSHHLDAVPCSTTINRSRLGRDKKRTFPLCFDDHDPAVIHENATQSEVLVPIRLDMEIEGQKLRDAFTWNMNEKLMTPEMFAEILCDDLDLNPLAFVPAIASAIRQQIESYPTDSILEEQTDQRVIIKLNIHVGNISLVDQFEWDMSERENSPEKFALKLCSELGLGGEFVTTIAYSIRGQLSWHQRTYAFSENPLPTVEIAIRNTGDADQWCPLLETLTDAEMEKKIRDQDRNTRRMRRLANTAPAW; the protein is encoded by the exons ATGGCGCTTAGCAAAACGTTTGGCCAAAAACCGGTGAAATTTCAGCTCGAGGAGGATGGAGACTTTTACATGATCGGATCAGAG gtgggAAACTACCTCCGTATGTTCAGAGGCTCCCTGTATAAAAGATACCCGTCATTATGGAGAAAACTGGCATCAGTAGAAGAACGGAAGAAAATAGTGGAGTCATCACACG ATCACGGTTACACTCAGCTGGCCACCAGTGTGACTCTGCTGAAAGCTTCGGAGGTCGAGGAGATCCTCGAAGGAAACGATGAGAAGTACAAAGCTGTGTCCATCAGCACTGAGCCCCCAGCCTACCTCAG GGAACAGAAGGCGAAGAGGAACAGTCAGTGGGTTCCCACGCTGCCCAACAGTTCTCACCACCTGGACGCCGTGCCCTGCTCCACCACCATCAACCGCAGCCGACTGGGCCGTGACAAGAAGAGGACTTTCCCGCTGTG CTTTGACGACCACGATCCAGCAGTGATCCACGAGAACGCCACTCAGTCTGAAGTTCTGGTTCCGATCCGTCTGGACATGGAGATTGAGGGACAGAAGCTCAGAGACGCTTTCACCTGGAATATGAACG AGAAGCTGATGACGCCTGAGATGTTTGCTGAAATCCTTTGTGACGACCTGGACCTCAACCCGCTGGCCTTCGTCCCTGCCATCGCCTCCGCCATCAGACAGCAGATCGAGTCTTATCCGACAGACAGCATCCTGGAGGAGCAGACGGACCAGAGGGTCATCATCAAG TTGAACATCCATGTTGGGAACATCTCCCTGGTGGACCAGTTTGAGTGGGACATGTCTGAGAGGGAGAACTCTCCAGAGAAGTTCGCCCTGAAGCTTTGCTCTGAGCTCGGCCTGGGCGGAGAGTTTGTCACCACCATCGCCTACAGCATCCGCGGTCAGCTGAGCTGGCACCAGAGGACGTACGCCTTCAG TGAGAACCCGCTGCCCACAGTGGAGATAGCCATTAGAAACACAGGCGATGCCGACCAGTGGTGCCCCCTGCTGGAGACGCTGACAGACGCAGAGATGGAGAAGAAGATCAGAGATCAGGACAGAAACACAAG GCGAATGAGGCGACTGGCGAACACAGCGCCTGCATGGTag